In the genome of Candidatus Reidiella endopervernicosa, one region contains:
- a CDS encoding HlyC/CorC family transporter yields the protein MSEDRPRSGSGRSWLERLSQVLFGEARDQDELVEQLRDAERRDLIDIDGLAMIEGVIQVSEMQVRDIMIPRSQMVVVERDQSPELFIPEIIESGHSRFPVIGESRDEVVGILLAKDLLNFCFNDQDDRFTIRDLLRPPVFVPESKRLNVLLKEFRASQNHLAVVVDEYGGVAGMVTIEDVLEQIVGEIEDEYDVDDDLFIFKRSDSDFTVKALTPIDEFNEYFSCKFSESEFDTIAGLVVKQFGHLPKRGERVSLNRFSFEVVRADTRRIHLLRVTLLDAVDNVDKQAQSEQPPVA from the coding sequence ATGAGCGAAGACCGACCTAGAAGCGGTTCCGGGCGCTCCTGGCTTGAGAGATTGAGTCAGGTACTGTTTGGCGAAGCCCGGGACCAGGATGAATTGGTAGAGCAGCTGCGTGATGCAGAGCGCCGTGACCTGATCGATATCGATGGTCTGGCGATGATCGAGGGGGTGATTCAGGTCTCCGAGATGCAGGTGCGCGATATCATGATTCCTCGCTCGCAGATGGTGGTGGTTGAACGTGACCAATCCCCTGAACTTTTTATTCCCGAGATTATCGAGTCGGGTCACTCACGCTTTCCGGTTATCGGTGAGAGTCGTGATGAGGTGGTTGGCATCCTGTTGGCCAAGGATCTGCTCAATTTCTGTTTTAACGATCAGGATGATCGTTTCACCATTCGTGACCTGCTGCGTCCACCGGTGTTTGTCCCCGAGAGCAAACGGCTTAACGTGCTACTGAAAGAGTTCCGCGCCAGTCAGAACCATCTGGCAGTGGTGGTCGATGAGTATGGCGGTGTGGCTGGCATGGTGACCATCGAAGATGTGCTGGAGCAGATCGTTGGTGAGATCGAAGATGAGTACGATGTCGATGATGATCTCTTTATCTTCAAACGTAGCGATAGCGACTTTACGGTTAAGGCGCTAACGCCGATTGATGAGTTCAACGAATACTTCTCCTGCAAGTTCAGTGAGAGCGAATTCGACACCATCGCCGGGTTGGTCGTAAAACAGTTTGGCCATCTGCCCAAGCGGGGTGAGCGGGTCTCGCTCAATCGCTTCAGTTTTGAGGTGGTCCGCGCCGATACCCGTCGTATCCATCTACTGCGTGTGACGCTGCTCGATGCGGTCGATAACGTTGATAAGCAGGCTCAATCTGAGCAGCCACCTGTCGCCTAG
- the lnt gene encoding apolipoprotein N-acyltransferase — translation MWIDRWPGWRGYWRELLALIVGALLPLAFAPFGFVVFAFASPATLFLLWNGVDARRSFRIGYLFGIGMFAFGASWVYVSIHDFGNAPLPLALLVTLLFIAVLAFFPALLGYFGARISLAARGRYLLLLPAGWVALEWVRGSILGGFPWLLLGQGQIDTPLSGYAPWLGVYGVSWVVALTAGAVALLIRTRSLRLPTVVIAVLWLVPLLLNQFSWTEPLGKVRVALLQGNIEQDQKWLPEVREMTLRRYAEMTMANPDSDLIVWPETAIPAFLHWVEGSYTESLQQFARQSKTDLLIGVPYQEQESYDYYNSVVSFGAEQRLYHKRHLVPFGEFLPFKPVLSLLGNFLAVPMTDFARGGEEQPLLSAAGYPVGTSICYEAAFGEEIAATLPEAALLVNVTNDAWFGHSLAPAQHLQISRMRALETGRYMLRVANTGITAIIGPDGKVEAHTEQFETTVLKGEVEAREGITPYVRWGNWPVLILLFSMLATIYLTRGRADA, via the coding sequence ATGTGGATCGATCGTTGGCCAGGATGGCGAGGCTACTGGCGTGAACTGCTGGCACTGATCGTTGGGGCGCTGTTACCGCTCGCCTTTGCCCCGTTCGGTTTTGTTGTGTTTGCCTTCGCCTCGCCAGCGACGCTCTTCCTTCTCTGGAATGGAGTGGATGCCCGTCGCAGTTTTCGTATCGGTTACCTCTTTGGTATCGGCATGTTTGCCTTTGGTGCCTCCTGGGTCTACGTCAGTATTCACGATTTCGGTAATGCACCCCTGCCGCTGGCACTGCTAGTCACGCTGCTTTTTATCGCGGTTCTGGCGTTTTTTCCTGCGCTGCTCGGTTATTTCGGCGCACGCATCTCACTCGCGGCAAGAGGCCGCTATCTGCTGTTGCTACCTGCCGGTTGGGTGGCGCTGGAGTGGGTGCGTGGTTCGATCCTGGGTGGTTTTCCCTGGCTGCTGCTGGGGCAGGGGCAGATTGATACGCCGCTGTCGGGTTACGCCCCCTGGCTGGGTGTCTATGGGGTGAGTTGGGTGGTGGCGTTAACGGCTGGGGCTGTTGCGCTGCTGATTCGCACCAGATCGCTACGCCTGCCGACTGTCGTGATAGCCGTACTCTGGCTAGTACCGCTGCTACTCAATCAGTTTAGCTGGACCGAACCGCTGGGAAAGGTGCGGGTGGCGCTGTTGCAAGGCAATATTGAACAGGACCAGAAGTGGCTGCCCGAGGTGCGTGAGATGACGCTGCGGCGCTACGCCGAAATGACCATGGCCAACCCCGATAGTGATCTGATCGTTTGGCCAGAGACGGCCATTCCCGCCTTCCTCCACTGGGTTGAGGGGAGTTATACCGAGTCACTGCAGCAGTTTGCGCGACAGAGCAAGACTGATCTACTGATCGGTGTTCCCTATCAGGAGCAAGAGAGTTACGACTACTACAATAGCGTAGTCAGTTTTGGTGCCGAGCAGCGCCTCTACCACAAGCGCCATCTGGTGCCGTTTGGTGAGTTTCTCCCATTCAAACCGGTGTTGAGTCTGCTCGGAAACTTCCTGGCGGTACCGATGACTGACTTTGCACGCGGTGGAGAAGAGCAGCCGCTGCTCAGTGCGGCGGGTTACCCGGTCGGCACCTCGATCTGTTACGAGGCGGCCTTTGGCGAGGAGATTGCCGCAACGCTACCAGAGGCGGCGCTACTGGTGAATGTGACCAACGACGCCTGGTTTGGTCACTCACTGGCACCGGCACAGCATCTGCAGATCTCACGCATGCGCGCTCTGGAGACGGGGCGTTACATGTTGCGAGTTGCCAATACCGGTATCACCGCCATTATCGGCCCAGACGGGAAGGTTGAGGCACACACCGAGCAGTTTGAGACTACCGTGCTAAAGGGTGAGGTTGAGGCCCGAGAGGGGATTACACCCTATGTTCGATGGGGAAACTGGCCTGTGTTGATCTTACTGTTTAGCATGCTCGCGACTATATATTTGACCAGGGGTAGAGCCGATGCGTGA
- the rfbD gene encoding dTDP-4-dehydrorhamnose reductase yields MSPKRILLLGANGQVGWELQRTLAPLGQVVAAGRAGGEISIDLASADSIHAVINEVRPSLIVNAAAYTAVDRAEQEAELAEAVNATAPGILAEEAKTLGAGLIHFSTDYVFDGEQQTPYLESDSTNPQGVYGRTKLVGEQAVAASGCDYLLLRTSWVYGLRGHNFLLTMQRLARERDHLSVVEDQYGAPTWSRMIAETTAQLVGQVYQSEQWRSELNGLYHLSCGGMVSWHGFAESILAAMGDGIAALEAIPSSGYPTPAKRPAYSVLDNGKLQRVFGLELPGWRSALALALADQHG; encoded by the coding sequence GTGTCTCCAAAGCGTATTCTACTGCTGGGAGCCAACGGACAGGTTGGTTGGGAGCTGCAACGCACACTGGCCCCGCTGGGGCAGGTCGTAGCGGCGGGGCGTGCCGGCGGTGAAATATCAATCGATCTCGCATCGGCCGATTCAATCCATGCCGTTATCAATGAAGTGCGCCCCTCTCTGATCGTCAACGCCGCCGCCTACACGGCAGTCGATCGTGCCGAGCAGGAGGCCGAGTTGGCAGAGGCGGTTAACGCTACCGCCCCTGGAATTCTGGCCGAAGAGGCGAAGACGCTGGGTGCTGGACTGATCCACTTCTCGACCGATTATGTCTTCGATGGTGAGCAGCAGACTCCCTACCTGGAGAGCGATAGTACAAACCCCCAGGGTGTCTACGGGCGTACCAAGTTGGTGGGTGAGCAGGCCGTCGCTGCCAGTGGCTGCGATTATCTACTGCTTCGTACCAGTTGGGTCTATGGGCTGCGCGGCCACAACTTTCTGTTGACCATGCAGCGCCTGGCGCGCGAGCGTGACCATCTGAGTGTGGTTGAGGATCAGTACGGAGCACCGACCTGGAGTCGAATGATTGCCGAGACCACGGCGCAGCTGGTGGGGCAGGTCTACCAGAGCGAGCAGTGGCGCTCTGAGCTAAACGGGCTCTACCACCTTAGCTGTGGTGGGATGGTCAGCTGGCACGGGTTTGCTGAGTCAATTCTCGCGGCGATGGGCGATGGGATCGCAGCGCTGGAGGCGATTCCCAGTAGCGGTTATCCCACACCGGCCAAACGTCCCGCCTATTCGGTGCTCGATAATGGCAAGCTCCAGCGGGTCTTCGGTCTCGAACTGCCAGGCTGGCGCAGCGCCCTGGCACTGGCATTGGCCGATCAGCACGGCTAA
- the miaB gene encoding tRNA (N6-isopentenyl adenosine(37)-C2)-methylthiotransferase MiaB: MSRTLYIKTFGCQMNEYDSAKIADLLSASHGITLAETPEEADILLLNTCSVREKAQEKVFSLLGRWKTLKAKRPGAVIGVGGCVASQEGDAIRARAPFVDLVFGPQTLHRLPEMLNRVWSERGAVIDVSFPEIEKFDNLPAPRAEGPSAFVSVMEGCSKYCTFCVVPYTRGEEISRPFDDVIAEVAALAGQGVREVNLLGQNVNAYRGVMHDDEVADLALLISYVAAIDGIDRVRYTTSHPVEFSDRLIEVYGEVPELVSFLHLPVQSGSDRILALMKRGHTVLEYKDKIRRLRAVRPELTLSSDFIIGFPGESDADFEETMKLIEEIGFDHSYSFIYSPRPGTPAASLPDDVPLEVKKARLARLQAKINEQAAAISAAMVGSRQRILVERVSRKDENQISGRTENNRVVNFDGSAELIGRFVEVRITEAYANSLQAELLNDSVAHCA, translated from the coding sequence ATGTCACGCACGCTCTATATCAAGACCTTCGGTTGTCAGATGAATGAGTACGACTCCGCCAAGATCGCGGACCTGCTCTCAGCCTCACACGGCATCACCCTTGCAGAAACACCTGAAGAGGCCGATATCCTGCTACTCAACACCTGTTCGGTGCGAGAGAAGGCGCAGGAGAAGGTCTTCTCTCTACTGGGTCGCTGGAAGACGCTAAAGGCGAAACGCCCCGGTGCCGTGATCGGTGTCGGTGGTTGTGTGGCGAGCCAGGAGGGCGATGCGATCCGCGCCCGTGCACCCTTTGTCGATCTGGTCTTTGGCCCACAGACCCTGCATCGCCTGCCGGAGATGCTTAATCGCGTCTGGAGCGAGCGCGGTGCGGTGATCGATGTCTCATTCCCTGAGATCGAGAAGTTCGACAACCTACCCGCTCCGCGTGCCGAGGGGCCGAGCGCCTTTGTCTCGGTGATGGAGGGGTGCTCCAAGTACTGCACCTTCTGTGTGGTGCCCTACACCCGTGGCGAAGAGATCAGCCGCCCCTTTGATGATGTAATCGCCGAGGTGGCCGCCCTGGCAGGGCAGGGGGTGCGCGAGGTCAATCTGCTTGGGCAGAACGTCAACGCCTATCGCGGTGTGATGCATGATGACGAAGTGGCCGATCTGGCACTGTTGATCAGTTACGTCGCAGCGATCGACGGAATCGATCGCGTGCGCTACACCACCTCTCATCCAGTCGAGTTCAGCGATCGTCTGATCGAGGTCTACGGTGAGGTGCCGGAGCTGGTCAGCTTCCTTCATCTGCCGGTACAGAGCGGCTCCGATCGAATTCTGGCACTAATGAAGCGTGGCCACACGGTGCTGGAGTATAAGGATAAGATCCGTCGTCTGCGTGCGGTGCGTCCCGAATTAACCCTCTCCTCTGATTTCATCATTGGTTTCCCCGGTGAGAGCGATGCAGATTTCGAAGAGACCATGAAGCTGATCGAAGAGATCGGGTTCGACCACAGTTACAGTTTTATTTACAGTCCACGCCCTGGTACCCCGGCGGCAAGCCTGCCGGATGATGTGCCACTGGAGGTGAAAAAGGCGCGACTGGCGCGGCTGCAGGCGAAGATCAATGAGCAGGCGGCGGCAATCAGTGCCGCGATGGTCGGTTCCCGTCAGCGTATTCTGGTTGAGCGGGTCTCACGTAAGGATGAAAACCAGATCTCCGGCCGTACCGAGAACAACCGTGTGGTCAACTTCGACGGCAGTGCCGAGCTGATCGGCCGTTTTGTCGAGGTTCGTATCACCGAGGCCTATGCCAATTCGCTGCAGGCTGAGTTATTGAACGACTCAGTCGCCCACTGCGCATAA
- the rfbC gene encoding dTDP-4-dehydrorhamnose 3,5-epimerase — protein MKIIETALPGAVIIEPKVFGDQRGFFMETWQSSRYADANIGDRFVQDNLSRSSHGVLRGLHYQQPYAQGKLVQVLEGEVFDVAVDIRVGSPSFGQWVGVMLTGENRRQFYVPEGFAHGFCVSSESALFCYKCTELYHPETEQSIRWDDPAIGIEWPLEQPLLSQKDRDAPVLAELDQALLPQFSAAG, from the coding sequence GTGAAGATCATCGAGACGGCACTTCCCGGTGCGGTGATTATTGAACCAAAGGTATTTGGCGATCAGCGCGGTTTCTTTATGGAGACCTGGCAGAGCAGTCGTTATGCCGATGCCAACATCGGCGATCGTTTTGTACAAGATAATCTCTCGCGCTCTAGTCATGGTGTGTTGCGTGGGCTTCACTACCAACAGCCCTATGCGCAGGGCAAGTTGGTGCAGGTGCTGGAGGGTGAGGTCTTTGATGTGGCGGTTGATATCCGTGTCGGTTCTCCCAGCTTCGGTCAGTGGGTCGGGGTGATGCTGACCGGTGAAAATCGTCGTCAGTTTTACGTGCCGGAGGGCTTTGCACACGGTTTCTGTGTCAGCAGCGAATCGGCGCTCTTCTGCTACAAGTGCACCGAGCTCTACCATCCGGAAACCGAGCAGTCGATTCGTTGGGATGACCCGGCTATCGGTATCGAATGGCCGCTTGAGCAGCCGCTGCTTTCGCAGAAAGATCGTGATGCGCCTGTCTTGGCAGAGCTCGATCAGGCGTTGCTACCGCAATTCAGCGCGGCGGGGTAA
- the ybeY gene encoding rRNA maturation RNase YbeY, whose translation MKPVIDLQNVSSEHDIPSQMQFEQWSAAALESQRDQAECTIRIVEEAESADLNQAYRGKLGPTNVLSFPFEQPEGLDELLPLIGDLVICAPVVKREAQQQGKTELAHWAHMVVHGTLHLIGYDHIEEHDAEQMESIEREVMARLGFDNPYEEE comes from the coding sequence GTGAAGCCGGTAATCGATCTACAGAACGTCAGTAGTGAACACGACATCCCTTCACAGATGCAATTTGAACAGTGGAGTGCCGCCGCGCTGGAGTCGCAGCGCGACCAGGCTGAGTGCACCATTCGTATCGTTGAAGAGGCGGAGAGTGCCGATCTGAATCAGGCCTATCGCGGCAAGCTGGGCCCTACCAATGTGCTCTCGTTCCCCTTTGAGCAGCCCGAGGGGCTGGATGAACTGTTGCCGCTGATCGGCGATCTGGTGATCTGCGCTCCGGTGGTCAAACGTGAGGCGCAGCAGCAGGGTAAGACAGAGCTGGCGCACTGGGCACACATGGTGGTGCATGGCACGCTGCATCTGATCGGTTATGACCATATTGAAGAGCACGATGCCGAGCAGATGGAGAGCATCGAACGAGAAGTGATGGCCCGATTGGGCTTTGATAATCCCTATGAAGAGGAGTAA
- the rfbB gene encoding dTDP-glucose 4,6-dehydratase: MKTLLVTGGAGFIGGNFVLGLIAQGSYRVINLDALTYAGNLDSLSSISDHPDHIFVQGDIGDRNCVDALLAEYRPDAVVNFAAESHVDRSIDGPADFIQTNVVGTFNLLESVRDHWQRLETVEREAFRFLHVSTDEVYGSLGEQGLFTEESPYAPNSPYSASKASSDHLVRAYHHTYGLPVLTTNCSNNYGPYQFPEKLIPLITLNALAGKSLPIYGDGQNVRDWLYVTDHCSAIETVLAEGRPGEVYNVGGDSEKSNLEVVQTICALLDQLRPAESGKPYNELITYVADRPGHDQRYAIDASKLKQELGWRPAENFESGLRRTIEWYLDHLEWCQRVQDGSYRGERLGLGDEAAEA; this comes from the coding sequence ATGAAGACGCTGCTCGTCACCGGCGGAGCCGGTTTTATTGGTGGAAACTTCGTCCTGGGGCTGATTGCTCAGGGCAGCTATCGGGTGATTAATCTCGATGCGCTGACCTATGCCGGTAATCTCGACTCATTGAGTTCAATCAGTGACCACCCTGACCACATCTTTGTGCAGGGCGATATCGGTGATCGTAACTGTGTCGATGCACTGCTGGCTGAGTACCGCCCCGATGCGGTGGTCAACTTTGCGGCAGAGAGTCACGTTGACCGTTCAATCGACGGGCCGGCCGATTTTATCCAGACCAACGTGGTGGGTACCTTTAACCTGCTTGAGAGTGTGCGTGATCACTGGCAGCGATTGGAAACGGTCGAGCGTGAAGCGTTCCGCTTTCTGCACGTCTCGACCGACGAGGTCTACGGTTCTTTGGGTGAGCAGGGGCTCTTCACTGAAGAGTCTCCCTACGCCCCCAACTCACCCTACTCTGCCTCAAAGGCCTCCTCCGATCACCTGGTGCGTGCCTATCACCACACCTATGGTCTGCCGGTACTCACCACCAACTGCTCCAACAACTACGGCCCCTACCAGTTCCCGGAGAAGTTGATTCCTTTGATCACCCTCAACGCGCTGGCGGGTAAGTCACTGCCGATCTACGGCGATGGTCAGAATGTGCGTGACTGGCTCTACGTCACAGACCACTGCAGTGCGATCGAGACAGTGCTCGCAGAGGGACGCCCCGGTGAGGTCTATAACGTTGGTGGTGATAGTGAGAAGAGCAATCTCGAAGTGGTGCAGACGATCTGTGCACTGCTCGATCAGTTACGCCCAGCTGAGTCTGGAAAGCCCTATAACGAACTTATTACCTACGTCGCCGATCGTCCCGGACACGATCAGCGCTACGCCATTGATGCCAGCAAGCTCAAACAAGAGTTAGGTTGGCGGCCGGCCGAGAACTTCGAGAGCGGACTGCGCCGTACCATTGAGTGGTACCTCGATCATCTCGAATGGTGTCAGCGAGTACAGGATGGCAGTTATCGTGGTGAGCGTCTCGGTCTGGGTGACGAGGCGGCAGAGGCGTGA
- a CDS encoding PhoH family protein, translating to MNDHPESHDFLLEPADNERLANLCGALDEHLRQLERRLGVEISNRGNHFEVIGDALAVTRCGDVLQALYRATESEVLSPPDIHLYLQESGVEALAAAEPPAKDDVVIRTKRGQVKGRGPNQQKYLRNIVTHDINFGIGPAGTGKTYLAVACAVEALESDRARRILLVRPAVEAGERLGFLPGDLAQKVDPYLRPLYDALYEMLGFERVAKLIERNVIEVAPLAYMRGRTLNESYVILDEAQNTTVEQMKMFLTRIGFGSTAVITGDVTQIDLPRHQKSGLRHVIEVLKDVEGISFTFYSAQDVVRHPLVQRIVTAYEAFEKAHDDEDGSSS from the coding sequence TTGAACGACCATCCCGAATCGCATGATTTCCTTCTCGAACCGGCCGACAACGAACGATTGGCTAACCTTTGTGGTGCGCTCGATGAGCATCTGCGTCAGCTCGAACGGCGTCTCGGGGTTGAGATCAGCAACCGGGGCAACCACTTTGAGGTGATCGGTGATGCGCTCGCGGTAACCCGCTGTGGTGATGTGCTGCAGGCGCTCTACCGTGCCACCGAGAGCGAGGTGCTCTCACCACCCGATATCCATCTCTATCTGCAGGAGTCGGGGGTTGAGGCGTTGGCGGCAGCGGAGCCACCTGCCAAAGACGATGTGGTGATTCGTACCAAGCGTGGTCAGGTCAAGGGGCGGGGTCCCAACCAGCAGAAGTATCTGCGCAACATCGTCACCCACGATATCAACTTCGGCATCGGCCCGGCGGGCACCGGCAAGACCTATCTGGCGGTGGCCTGTGCGGTTGAGGCGCTGGAGAGTGATCGCGCACGACGTATCCTGCTGGTCCGTCCAGCGGTGGAGGCGGGTGAACGACTCGGTTTTCTACCCGGCGATCTGGCGCAGAAGGTCGACCCCTATCTACGCCCGCTCTATGACGCACTCTACGAGATGCTCGGTTTTGAACGGGTGGCTAAGCTGATCGAACGTAACGTGATCGAGGTGGCGCCGCTCGCCTATATGCGAGGCCGGACCCTAAACGAATCGTATGTGATTCTCGATGAGGCACAGAACACCACCGTCGAGCAGATGAAGATGTTCCTCACCCGTATCGGTTTTGGTTCCACGGCCGTGATTACTGGTGATGTTACCCAGATCGATCTACCCCGCCACCAGAAGTCTGGGCTGCGTCATGTGATCGAGGTGCTGAAGGATGTCGAGGGGATCAGCTTCACCTTCTACAGCGCTCAGGATGTGGTACGTCACCCGCTGGTGCAGCGTATCGTCACGGCCTATGAGGCGTTTGAGAAGGCGCACGATGATGAGGACGGTAGCTCATCGTGA
- the ssb gene encoding single-stranded DNA-binding protein has product MARGINKAILIGNLGKDPEVRYTAGGSAVANITLATTESRKDRQSGQWTEHTEWHRVVLFGKTAETAGEYLRKGSQVYIEGRIQTSKWQDKSGQDRYTTEVVANTMQMLGGRGGGGAGNFSQDDRGQSAPAAAPASAPAAAPAGGGNFDDFDDDIPF; this is encoded by the coding sequence ATGGCACGCGGAATTAACAAGGCAATACTGATCGGCAACCTGGGCAAAGATCCCGAGGTGCGTTACACAGCGGGCGGCTCTGCGGTGGCAAATATCACCCTGGCGACGACTGAATCGAGAAAGGATCGTCAGAGTGGCCAGTGGACGGAGCATACCGAGTGGCACCGTGTGGTTCTCTTCGGCAAAACCGCCGAGACGGCAGGCGAGTACCTACGCAAAGGCTCGCAGGTCTATATCGAGGGACGTATTCAGACCAGCAAGTGGCAGGATAAAAGTGGCCAGGATCGCTATACCACTGAGGTTGTCGCGAATACGATGCAGATGCTGGGTGGACGTGGAGGCGGCGGTGCCGGAAACTTCAGTCAGGATGATCGTGGTCAGTCAGCACCAGCGGCTGCGCCCGCATCGGCGCCCGCAGCCGCCCCTGCCGGTGGCGGCAACTTCGACGACTTCGACGACGATATCCCGTTCTAA
- the rfbA gene encoding glucose-1-phosphate thymidylyltransferase RfbA, which produces MKGIILAGGTGTRLYPLTQVISKQLLPVYDKPMIYYPLTVLMLAGIDQVLIITTPHEQHLFKALLGDGSQWGISIEYAVQPKPEGIAQAFQIGERFIDGDACCLILGDNIFYGHGLAEDLQRASQQSEGATIFGYWVKDPERYGVAEFDGDGRVTDIVEKPQQPRSNYAVTGLYFYDSQVSEMAAQLKPSARGELEITDLNNIYLQQQQLRLERLGRGIAWLDTGTHESLLQASNFIQTIEARQGLKIACPEEVAFVRGLIDGEQLRQLAAPMRNNGYGDYLLGLLDREGPL; this is translated from the coding sequence GTGAAGGGAATCATTCTCGCCGGAGGTACCGGCACAAGGCTCTATCCGCTGACCCAGGTGATCAGCAAACAGCTGCTGCCGGTCTACGATAAACCGATGATCTACTATCCGCTGACGGTGTTGATGCTGGCAGGTATCGATCAGGTGTTGATCATTACCACCCCTCACGAGCAGCATCTCTTCAAGGCCCTGCTGGGTGATGGCAGTCAGTGGGGCATTTCTATCGAATACGCCGTGCAACCCAAGCCCGAGGGGATAGCGCAGGCGTTTCAGATCGGCGAGCGTTTTATCGATGGTGATGCCTGCTGCCTGATCCTTGGCGATAACATCTTCTACGGTCACGGCCTGGCCGAGGACCTGCAACGCGCCTCTCAGCAGAGCGAAGGCGCGACGATTTTCGGCTACTGGGTAAAAGATCCGGAGCGTTACGGTGTGGCGGAGTTCGATGGTGATGGTCGGGTGACCGATATCGTTGAGAAGCCACAACAGCCGCGCTCCAACTACGCGGTCACTGGGCTCTACTTCTACGATAGTCAGGTCTCTGAGATGGCCGCGCAGCTTAAACCCTCTGCCCGTGGTGAGCTTGAGATTACTGATCTGAATAATATCTATCTACAGCAGCAACAGCTGCGCCTGGAGCGGCTCGGGCGTGGTATCGCATGGCTCGACACCGGCACCCACGAGTCGTTGCTGCAGGCCTCTAACTTTATCCAGACCATTGAGGCGCGACAGGGTTTGAAAATTGCTTGTCCTGAGGAGGTCGCGTTTGTGCGAGGTCTGATCGATGGCGAGCAGCTGCGGCAGCTCGCCGCGCCGATGCGCAATAACGGTTACGGCGACTATCTGCTCGGCCTGCTTGATCGCGAGGGGCCACTGTGA
- a CDS encoding MFS transporter translates to MRRKSRGGDAQTLDRDERRATASLAAIFALRMLGLFMILPVFSLHAESLEGVTPMLIGVAIGAYGLTQAVLQIPFGMLSDRFGRKPVITLGLLLFVIGSAVAASSESIHGIILGRALQGSGAIAAAVMALIADLTREERRTQAMATIGMSIGISFAVSLVLGPMLANWIGLSGIFWMTALLASIGIAVLHLLVPTPKTSKFHRESEAVPAQLGAALRNPELLRLDFGIMILHMILTALFVVMPLALRDRAGLASDYHWMLYLGVMLLAFVAMVPFIIIAERKRRMKGIFLGAIAAISVSQFALSWLTSELVAVALLLFLFFTAFNLLEASLPSLVSKISPAASRGSSMGIYSTSQFLGAFLGGVVGGWSYGSYGVETTLMMGGVMALLWLLLASGMEQPRYLSSYLLRVEQLEADQAALLGDRLREVRGVAEASVDGEEGVAYLKVDSVEFDEAELREFSLAEA, encoded by the coding sequence ATGAGGCGTAAAAGTAGAGGCGGAGACGCCCAAACCCTGGATCGTGACGAGCGAAGAGCGACTGCTTCTCTCGCTGCAATTTTTGCCCTGCGTATGTTGGGGCTGTTCATGATTCTGCCGGTTTTTTCACTCCACGCCGAGTCACTGGAGGGGGTAACCCCAATGTTGATCGGTGTGGCGATTGGTGCCTACGGTCTTACTCAGGCGGTGTTACAGATCCCCTTCGGCATGCTCTCGGACCGCTTTGGTCGCAAGCCTGTCATTACTCTCGGTCTACTGTTATTTGTCATTGGTAGTGCGGTCGCCGCCTCATCTGAATCGATCCACGGCATCATTCTTGGTCGCGCCCTGCAGGGATCGGGCGCCATCGCCGCAGCAGTAATGGCGCTGATCGCCGACCTCACCCGCGAAGAGCGCCGCACCCAGGCGATGGCAACCATCGGCATGAGTATTGGTATCTCCTTTGCCGTCTCGCTGGTGCTTGGACCGATGCTCGCCAACTGGATTGGGCTCTCGGGCATTTTCTGGATGACGGCGCTACTCGCATCTATCGGTATTGCCGTGCTGCACCTACTGGTGCCGACGCCTAAAACAAGCAAATTCCATCGTGAGTCGGAGGCGGTACCGGCTCAGCTCGGCGCGGCACTACGCAATCCGGAGCTACTGCGCCTCGACTTTGGTATTATGATTCTGCATATGATTCTCACCGCGTTGTTTGTGGTGATGCCATTGGCGCTGCGTGATCGTGCCGGGTTGGCAAGTGACTACCATTGGATGCTCTATCTGGGGGTAATGCTGCTCGCCTTTGTGGCGATGGTGCCCTTTATTATCATTGCTGAGCGAAAACGACGCATGAAAGGGATCTTTCTCGGTGCCATTGCTGCGATCTCTGTGTCGCAGTTCGCGCTCTCCTGGTTAACCTCGGAGCTGGTTGCAGTCGCGCTACTCTTGTTTCTCTTTTTTACCGCCTTCAATCTGCTTGAGGCGAGCCTGCCATCGCTGGTCTCAAAGATTTCACCTGCAGCGAGTCGCGGCTCCTCGATGGGAATCTACTCCACCTCACAGTTTCTAGGGGCCTTTCTAGGCGGCGTAGTCGGCGGCTGGAGTTACGGTAGCTACGGAGTGGAGACAACACTGATGATGGGTGGTGTGATGGCATTGCTCTGGCTGCTACTGGCCAGCGGTATGGAACAGCCGCGGTATCTGAGCAGCTATCTGCTCAGAGTTGAACAGCTCGAAGCCGATCAGGCAGCACTGCTGGGCGACAGGCTTCGAGAGGTGCGCGGCGTGGCTGAGGCAAGTGTTGACGGTGAGGAGGGTGTTGCCTACCTCAAGGTCGATAGTGTGGAGTTTGATGAGGCCGAGCTGCGTGAGTTTTCGCTAGCCGAGGCGTAG